In Aquimarina spinulae, a single window of DNA contains:
- a CDS encoding adenylosuccinate synthase: MAVNLLLGLQWGDEGKGKIVDVLTKDYNIIARFQGGPNAGHTLEFDGIKHVLHTIPSGIFHDKAINLVGNGVVIDPVIFKKELDNLNKFNLDYKSKLLISRKAHLILPTHRILDAASEASKGKAKIGSTLKGIGPTYMDKTGRNGIRVGDLELNDWKERYRALANKHEAMIDFYDSKIEYNLEELENEFFEAVKVLKTLTFIDSEEYLHQAQKEGKTILAEGAQGSLLDIDFGTYPFVTSSNTTAAGACTGLGIAPNKIKDVFGIFKAYTTRVGSGPFPTELFDKDGETMAQVGHEFGATTGRPRRCGWLDLVALKYAVHVNGVTKLMMMKGDVLSGFNTLKICTAYKYQGKTITHLPYNIEPENVTPIYTEMKGWSEDLTGMTDPSQLPKELNEYISFLEKELETPITIVSVGPDRTQTIHR; encoded by the coding sequence ATGGCGGTAAACTTATTACTTGGTCTTCAATGGGGAGACGAAGGGAAAGGAAAAATTGTAGACGTTCTTACAAAAGATTATAATATTATTGCACGATTTCAAGGTGGTCCTAATGCCGGTCACACTTTAGAATTTGATGGAATCAAACATGTGTTACATACTATTCCTAGCGGAATTTTTCATGATAAAGCCATAAATCTGGTTGGAAATGGTGTCGTAATAGACCCTGTGATTTTCAAAAAAGAATTGGATAATCTTAATAAATTTAATTTAGATTATAAATCAAAATTATTGATTTCTAGAAAAGCCCATCTAATTCTTCCTACACATAGGATTCTGGATGCTGCTTCTGAAGCTTCTAAAGGAAAAGCAAAAATTGGTTCTACTTTAAAAGGAATTGGCCCTACATATATGGACAAAACTGGTAGAAATGGTATTCGAGTTGGGGATTTAGAACTAAATGACTGGAAAGAACGTTACCGTGCTTTAGCCAATAAGCATGAAGCAATGATTGATTTTTATGATTCAAAAATAGAATACAATCTGGAAGAGTTAGAGAATGAATTTTTTGAAGCGGTTAAAGTTTTAAAAACACTTACTTTTATTGATAGTGAAGAATACCTTCATCAAGCTCAAAAAGAAGGAAAAACAATTCTGGCAGAAGGTGCTCAAGGGTCTTTATTAGATATCGATTTTGGCACATACCCTTTTGTAACGTCATCAAATACTACAGCAGCAGGAGCATGTACCGGTTTGGGTATTGCACCAAATAAGATCAAAGATGTTTTTGGTATATTTAAAGCATACACTACTCGAGTTGGTAGTGGACCATTTCCGACAGAACTATTTGATAAAGATGGAGAGACAATGGCACAAGTTGGTCATGAATTTGGAGCTACTACAGGTAGACCAAGAAGATGTGGATGGCTAGACCTTGTAGCACTAAAATATGCAGTACATGTAAACGGTGTCACAAAATTAATGATGATGAAAGGCGATGTACTAAGTGGGTTTAATACCTTAAAAATATGTACCGCTTATAAATACCAGGGTAAAACAATTACTCATTTACCTTACAATATAGAACCTGAAAATGTAACTCCTATTTATACTGAGATGAAAGGTTGGTCCGAAGATCTTACAGGAATGACCGATCCTTCTCAATTACCTAAAGAGTTAAATGAATACATTTCGTTTTTAGAGAAAGAGCTGGAAACACCAATTACAATTGTTTCTGTAGGACCAGATAGAACGCAAACCATACACAGGTAA
- a CDS encoding PD40 domain-containing protein: MVLKKNLGALFFLFFWGAVFSQEKQLEKANEAFKKYAYIEAREMYLKAIKKGGKSIELYERLGDSYYFNGELEKAAQWYRVLSSLYPEKIKSEYRTRYTQCFKSTEEYKDEDDIAHWLYSSNDEGVEQIHDSLDNTLSKKDKPKEFIIDTLNINSKYSDYAPSFYNGELVFASSRNTNNFSKVLHEWNDQPFLDLYTTTHVSEEKSIEKLKGTINSKFHESSATFSKDRKTVYFTRNNYSKRKSKTNTKGVVLLKIYRARYDNGKWGDVEELPFNSDEYSIAHPALSSDGKYLYFASDMPGTQGKSDLYVVKINEDESFGTPRNLGDLINTSGRETFPYISDKGKLFFASDGHKGLGGLDIFMAILNKEGVAEVYNLGKPINSPKDDFTFIINEESKTGYFASNRKGGKGDDDIYGFKQIKSFPDGYYRKQEIMRKLERVIELKPNKEGTTSL; the protein is encoded by the coding sequence ATGGTTTTGAAAAAAAACTTAGGGGCTCTATTTTTTTTGTTTTTTTGGGGTGCTGTGTTTTCTCAGGAAAAGCAGTTGGAAAAAGCAAATGAAGCTTTTAAAAAGTATGCCTATATAGAGGCAAGGGAAATGTACTTAAAAGCTATAAAAAAAGGAGGTAAATCAATAGAGTTATATGAAAGATTAGGGGATTCATATTACTTTAATGGTGAGTTAGAAAAAGCAGCACAATGGTATCGGGTATTGTCTTCTTTGTATCCAGAAAAGATAAAATCAGAATACCGAACCAGGTATACACAATGCTTTAAAAGTACTGAAGAATATAAAGATGAAGATGATATAGCGCATTGGTTGTATTCAAGCAATGATGAAGGAGTTGAACAGATACATGACTCACTAGATAATACTTTATCGAAAAAAGATAAGCCAAAGGAATTTATAATTGATACCTTAAATATCAATTCGAAATATTCTGATTATGCTCCTAGTTTTTATAATGGTGAATTAGTATTCGCATCTTCGAGAAATACCAATAACTTTTCTAAAGTATTACACGAATGGAATGATCAACCATTTTTGGATTTGTATACAACTACACATGTTTCTGAAGAAAAAAGTATTGAAAAATTAAAAGGGACTATTAATTCGAAGTTTCATGAATCTTCTGCAACTTTTAGTAAGGATAGGAAAACGGTCTATTTTACTAGAAATAATTATTCTAAAAGAAAATCTAAAACAAATACAAAAGGCGTTGTTTTATTAAAAATATATAGAGCACGTTATGATAACGGAAAATGGGGAGATGTAGAAGAACTGCCTTTTAATAGTGATGAGTACTCAATAGCACATCCCGCATTATCTTCAGATGGCAAATACTTATATTTTGCAAGTGATATGCCAGGAACTCAGGGGAAATCAGATTTATATGTGGTAAAAATAAATGAAGATGAAAGTTTTGGAACGCCTAGAAATCTAGGAGATTTAATTAATACTTCGGGCCGTGAAACTTTCCCTTATATTAGTGATAAAGGAAAGTTGTTTTTTGCAAGTGATGGTCATAAGGGGCTAGGAGGATTAGATATTTTTATGGCTATTTTAAATAAGGAGGGAGTCGCAGAAGTTTATAATTTAGGAAAACCTATTAACAGCCCGAAAGATGATTTTACTTTTATTATCAATGAAGAAAGCAAAACTGGGTATTTTGCGAGTAATCGTAAAGGTGGAAAAGGTGATGATGATATCTATGGTTTTAAGCAGATAAAATCATTTCCAGATGGCTATTATCGTAAGCAGGAAATTATGCGAAAATTAGAAAGGGTAATAGAGTTAAAACCTAATAAGGAAGGAACTACTTCGTTATGA
- a CDS encoding OstA-like protein, giving the protein MKNKFLYILFAFIFSVASFAQEGKQIKVQSDRTIKDQNRFPGATILAKVDKQVYMQHEGIEIWCDQAIHYGEDKFVKALGNVKMKQGDTIIMTSKYAEYNGNTKFAYASDDVFMETPSNTLRTDTLFFDRLRQQAYYRSGGTVRDSSNTLTSQIGRYFMDRKQYSFNTTVKIVNPENTVDSDRLDYYTENGHAYLYGPSTVKGKESTLYCERGFYDTKVKTGYAIKNAKIDYDKRTVFGDSIFYNSASQFASATNNIRVLDTANNSVITGHYAEVFKEKDSVFITKRALAATLQEKDSIFIHSDTLMVTGKPERRIMNGFYDVRIYKSNMSGKSDSINVDQTTGYTKMIGRPIIWSQRNQMTGDTIKIISNTKTEKLDSLIVYQNAFLVQEDTLKAGFNQVKGQILYGLFKENELYQVDIDKNTETIFYQRESEGELKLIGINKVLSSSIRLLLNNREIEDVYYYQNIDGTLYREIDLPENARELSGFNWRGDERINSKADLFRGESPPELTKITGIPLPKDEADFFDEETVKRLEDNKSEGSRLLEQELKDAELKETNEQLDSIPFKKKVKEDLNTEKKKNQKDSINIEH; this is encoded by the coding sequence TTGAAAAACAAATTCCTCTATATACTATTTGCTTTTATATTTTCGGTAGCATCATTTGCACAGGAAGGAAAACAAATCAAAGTTCAATCTGATCGTACTATAAAAGATCAAAATCGGTTTCCTGGGGCAACTATCCTGGCTAAAGTAGACAAACAGGTATATATGCAACATGAAGGGATTGAGATATGGTGTGATCAAGCTATTCACTATGGTGAAGATAAGTTTGTTAAGGCTTTAGGAAATGTAAAAATGAAGCAAGGAGATACTATCATCATGACTAGTAAATATGCTGAGTATAATGGTAATACTAAATTTGCGTATGCAAGCGATGATGTATTTATGGAAACTCCTTCGAATACATTGCGTACCGATACTTTATTCTTTGATCGACTTAGGCAACAGGCTTATTATCGTAGTGGAGGAACAGTTCGGGATTCTTCGAATACATTAACCAGTCAAATTGGACGGTACTTTATGGATAGAAAACAATATTCATTTAATACCACAGTAAAAATTGTAAATCCAGAAAACACGGTCGATTCTGATCGATTGGATTATTATACAGAAAATGGTCATGCATACCTATATGGTCCTTCGACAGTTAAAGGTAAAGAAAGCACATTATATTGTGAACGAGGATTCTATGACACTAAAGTTAAGACTGGATATGCTATCAAAAATGCCAAAATCGACTATGATAAACGCACTGTTTTTGGAGATAGTATTTTTTACAATAGTGCTAGTCAATTTGCTTCGGCTACTAATAATATTAGAGTATTAGATACGGCAAATAATTCTGTGATTACAGGTCATTATGCAGAGGTTTTTAAAGAAAAAGATTCTGTTTTTATCACAAAGAGAGCACTCGCAGCTACTTTGCAGGAAAAAGATTCTATTTTTATTCACAGTGATACACTTATGGTCACCGGTAAACCCGAACGAAGAATAATGAATGGTTTTTATGATGTGAGAATCTATAAGAGTAATATGAGTGGCAAAAGTGATTCTATTAATGTAGATCAGACCACAGGATATACTAAAATGATTGGCCGACCTATTATTTGGTCGCAAAGAAATCAAATGACAGGTGATACCATAAAAATTATCTCGAATACAAAGACAGAAAAGTTAGATTCACTTATCGTGTACCAAAATGCTTTTTTAGTACAAGAAGACACTCTTAAAGCCGGGTTCAATCAAGTAAAAGGCCAAATACTTTATGGTTTATTTAAAGAAAATGAACTCTACCAGGTAGATATAGATAAAAACACAGAAACTATATTTTACCAGAGAGAAAGCGAAGGGGAGCTAAAGCTTATTGGTATTAATAAAGTACTCTCTAGCTCAATCAGATTATTATTAAATAATCGGGAGATTGAAGATGTCTATTATTACCAGAATATTGATGGTACTTTATATCGTGAAATTGACCTACCAGAAAATGCTCGTGAGCTCTCTGGTTTTAATTGGCGTGGTGATGAACGTATTAATAGCAAGGCTGATCTATTTAGAGGAGAATCACCTCCTGAGCTTACCAAAATAACAGGAATCCCATTACCAAAAGATGAAGCAGATTTCTTTGATGAAGAGACTGTTAAACGTTTAGAGGATAATAAGTCTGAAGGTTCTCGATTATTAGAGCAAGAACTTAAAGATGCCGAGCTCAAAGAAACTAACGAACAACTAGATTCTATTCCTTTTAAAAAGAAAGTAAAAGAAGATCTTAATACCGAAAAGAAAAAAAATCAAAAAGATAGTATCAATATAGAGCACTAA
- a CDS encoding aspartate aminotransferase family protein, with protein MKQDFFKYQAQTTPHPLAIEVSYATGSYIYDTNDKKYLDFVAGVSACSLGHKHPRVIRAVKDQLDKYLHVMVYGEYIQQPAVELTKLLASHLPHPLEKTYLTNSGTEAIEGALKLARRVTGRSQIIAAKLAYHGNTMGSMSVMGYEERKQAFRPLIPDTSFITFNDEKEIQQITHKTAAVILETIQGGAGFIEPKYEYLKKVKKKCKEVGALLILDEIQPGFGRTGTLFGFQHYGIVPDIVVMGKGMGGGLPIGAFTASTTMMDQLQDNPKLGHITTFGGNPVIAAAALATLQEITESDVMAATLEKEKLFRSLLIHPLIKEIRGLGLMLAFITPSVEITNQVILKCQDHGLILFWLLFEPLAVRITPPLTISESEIREGCQIILTALDQILDSKI; from the coding sequence TTGAAACAGGATTTTTTCAAATATCAAGCGCAAACTACTCCACATCCCTTAGCTATAGAAGTTTCATATGCTACTGGTAGTTATATTTATGACACTAATGACAAGAAATATTTGGATTTTGTTGCTGGAGTCTCAGCATGTAGCTTAGGACACAAACATCCCAGAGTTATACGTGCAGTAAAGGATCAGTTAGATAAATATCTACATGTCATGGTGTATGGTGAATACATACAACAACCTGCTGTAGAACTTACCAAACTATTAGCTTCTCACCTACCCCATCCATTAGAAAAAACCTACTTAACCAACTCAGGAACCGAGGCTATTGAAGGGGCTTTAAAATTAGCCCGAAGAGTTACAGGTCGAAGTCAGATTATTGCGGCAAAACTAGCATATCATGGCAACACAATGGGATCTATGAGTGTAATGGGATATGAAGAACGTAAGCAAGCATTTAGGCCATTAATTCCTGACACCTCTTTTATTACATTTAATGACGAAAAAGAGATACAACAAATCACACACAAAACCGCAGCGGTTATCTTAGAAACTATACAAGGAGGAGCGGGATTTATCGAACCTAAATACGAGTATCTAAAAAAAGTAAAAAAGAAGTGTAAAGAAGTTGGAGCATTGTTAATTCTAGATGAGATACAACCTGGATTTGGAAGAACTGGAACCTTATTTGGCTTTCAACATTACGGCATTGTCCCTGATATCGTTGTAATGGGTAAAGGAATGGGTGGTGGACTTCCGATTGGGGCTTTTACCGCTTCGACAACAATGATGGATCAACTACAGGACAATCCTAAATTAGGCCATATTACAACATTTGGAGGAAATCCTGTCATTGCAGCTGCCGCTTTGGCAACATTACAGGAAATTACAGAAAGTGACGTAATGGCAGCTACGCTCGAAAAAGAAAAACTATTCAGGTCACTATTAATTCATCCATTAATTAAAGAAATCAGAGGACTAGGTCTCATGTTAGCTTTTATAACTCCTTCTGTAGAAATAACAAACCAAGTTATTTTAAAATGCCAAGACCATGGATTAATTTTATTTTGGTTACTTTTTGAGCCCCTTGCAGTACGTATTACACCACCACTTACTATATCCGAAAGTGAAATCAGGGAAGGATGTCAAATCATCCTTACTGCTTTAGATCAAATATTAGACAGCAAAATTTAA
- a CDS encoding tetratricopeptide repeat protein, whose amino-acid sequence MRFNHEEEENNFSITRYESMLRSNDVKFFDSDEFESIIHHYLENGKIAKAKKAISLGLSQHPSSVNLKLLQVEILVFENRLDKADHLLAQLHAIEPENEEIYIQKANILSKQNDHIKAIELLMMALSYTNDAADVYSLIGMEYLFMDDFENAKINFMKCLEADDQDYSALYNVIYCFDFLEQHEEAIEYLNMFLNKNPYCEVAWHQVGKQYFDLEEYEKALAAYDFAIISDEYFIGAYLEKGKVLEKLKRHNEAIENYRITLELDDPTSFALLRIGKCYEKLGVDDLAIQHYSKTVHEDPLLDKGWIAITDFYMRKRDYQKALYYTNKAINIDGENVLYWKRYAKINNRLAFFEEAERGYRKAIELGNYELETWLNRSDILRFIGESNAAIQNLHQAIEFYPDNAEIQYRLAGLYYELQDYQKGEFHIRKALDLDYEYHIVLEELFEKIFNLTLVRNIISEYQ is encoded by the coding sequence ATGAGATTTAACCACGAAGAAGAAGAAAATAATTTCTCGATTACTCGATACGAGTCTATGCTGAGATCTAATGATGTTAAGTTTTTTGATTCAGATGAATTTGAGTCTATTATTCATCACTATTTAGAAAACGGAAAAATTGCTAAGGCAAAAAAAGCAATTTCTTTGGGACTTTCTCAACATCCGTCATCTGTTAATCTTAAATTATTGCAAGTCGAAATTCTCGTCTTTGAAAATCGCTTAGATAAAGCAGATCATCTTTTGGCTCAGCTACACGCTATAGAGCCAGAAAATGAAGAAATCTACATTCAAAAAGCTAATATTCTTTCTAAACAAAACGATCATATAAAAGCCATAGAGTTATTAATGATGGCACTTAGCTATACAAATGATGCTGCTGATGTGTATTCCCTTATAGGAATGGAATATCTTTTTATGGATGATTTTGAAAATGCAAAAATCAATTTTATGAAATGCCTCGAAGCAGATGATCAGGATTACTCTGCTTTATACAATGTGATATACTGTTTTGATTTTCTTGAGCAACATGAAGAAGCTATCGAATATCTAAACATGTTTCTAAATAAAAATCCATATTGTGAAGTCGCCTGGCACCAGGTTGGCAAACAATATTTTGATCTAGAGGAATATGAAAAAGCTCTAGCAGCTTATGATTTTGCAATTATAAGTGATGAATATTTTATTGGTGCTTATTTAGAAAAAGGAAAAGTATTAGAAAAACTAAAAAGACATAATGAAGCTATAGAAAACTATAGAATAACATTAGAGCTAGATGACCCTACTTCTTTTGCTTTGCTAAGAATAGGAAAATGTTATGAAAAACTAGGTGTAGATGACCTTGCAATTCAACACTATTCCAAAACCGTACATGAAGATCCATTATTGGATAAAGGATGGATAGCCATTACTGATTTCTACATGCGTAAACGCGATTATCAAAAAGCGCTATACTATACAAACAAAGCTATAAACATTGATGGTGAAAATGTTTTATACTGGAAACGTTACGCAAAAATAAACAATAGACTTGCTTTTTTTGAAGAAGCAGAACGAGGATATAGAAAAGCTATCGAGTTAGGGAATTATGAACTAGAAACCTGGTTAAATCGTTCGGATATCCTTAGATTTATAGGAGAATCAAATGCTGCAATACAAAATTTACACCAAGCTATAGAGTTTTATCCCGATAATGCAGAAATTCAATATAGACTTGCTGGTTTATACTATGAACTACAAGATTATCAAAAAGGTGAGTTTCATATAAGAAAAGCCTTAGATCTTGACTATGAATATCATATCGTTCTGGAAGAACTTTTTGAAAAGATTTTTAATCTTACTCTTGTTAGAAACATTATTTCTGAATACCAATAA
- a CDS encoding DUF368 domain-containing protein, whose product MQRNLKDYLIISAKGLAMGAADVVPGVSGGTIAFISGIYEELIETINRLDLGFFSVWKKEGFKTSWKKYNLSFLTALFLGIVTSILSLAKLIKWLLHNEPLLLWGFFFGLVLASIVYIGKQITAWKPKVIIGIILAAVLSYFITIAEPLASPDSNWYLMFCGFIAIIAMILPGVSGAFILLILGVYQTAIDILNQLRNGVVQMDFDILWQAIYKILIMAIGAAIGLKLFSKALNWMFKHHKNMTLAILTGFMIGSLNKLWPWKKVESWRTNSEGIEVPFIEKSILPSQFEGDVKMIWVLLFIVIGFLLILILERLSVKKPD is encoded by the coding sequence ATGCAAAGAAATCTTAAGGATTACCTTATCATCTCTGCAAAAGGATTAGCAATGGGAGCAGCAGATGTAGTTCCTGGAGTTTCTGGGGGAACTATTGCATTTATATCTGGCATATATGAAGAATTGATTGAAACTATTAATAGACTAGATCTTGGTTTTTTCTCGGTTTGGAAGAAAGAAGGATTTAAAACTTCCTGGAAAAAATATAACCTATCTTTTTTAACAGCTCTTTTTTTAGGTATTGTAACCAGTATTCTTTCTCTTGCAAAACTTATAAAGTGGTTACTTCATAATGAACCTTTATTACTTTGGGGATTTTTCTTTGGATTAGTTCTTGCCAGTATCGTTTATATTGGAAAACAAATCACTGCCTGGAAACCAAAAGTAATCATTGGTATTATTCTGGCAGCAGTACTTTCTTATTTTATCACTATAGCAGAACCTCTGGCTTCACCAGATAGTAACTGGTATCTTATGTTTTGTGGATTCATTGCAATCATTGCCATGATATTACCAGGAGTATCAGGAGCTTTTATACTACTTATCCTTGGAGTTTACCAAACAGCTATTGATATTCTGAACCAATTACGTAACGGAGTTGTACAAATGGATTTTGATATCTTGTGGCAAGCTATTTATAAAATATTAATCATGGCTATTGGTGCCGCTATAGGGTTGAAATTGTTTTCTAAAGCACTTAACTGGATGTTTAAACATCATAAAAATATGACTTTAGCTATACTTACGGGGTTTATGATAGGCTCACTAAATAAGTTATGGCCCTGGAAAAAAGTCGAATCCTGGAGAACAAACTCTGAAGGAATCGAGGTTCCTTTCATAGAAAAGAGCATTCTACCAAGTCAATTTGAAGGTGATGTTAAAATGATTTGGGTTTTACTTTTTATAGTTATAGGTTTTCTATTAATCCTTATCTTAGAACGCCTTTCTGTAAAAAAACCAGACTAA
- a CDS encoding DUF368 domain-containing protein, whose product MQQSTRTFTDRLFLVIKGLAMGAANKVPGVSGGVVAFVAGFYEEFIYSLQKINFKAFKLFINFRFKSFWRYINGRFLGLLILGMLISYFSVSKILDYLIIHFELYVWAAFFGMIIGSIYYIVKDFNDWNRRNICLIIIGIIIGVSISLLAPAKENDNLWFVFICGIIGVSGMTLPGLSGSFILILLGNYVLLLVDSVNALYDTIADLIRWDLSFIEDTHRTRLLKVLIVFSLGSLTGLVTLSHFLGYVLKHYKNATFAAIIGFITGSLGVVWPWKNKIYKVDTLGNTQIDALGNPILDNYDRYFPDFTTIETYIGIFYILVGIGIVLWLEWYGQKTLKTSK is encoded by the coding sequence ATGCAACAAAGTACCCGAACCTTTACTGATAGACTTTTCCTTGTTATTAAAGGTCTTGCAATGGGTGCTGCAAATAAAGTCCCTGGTGTTTCTGGAGGTGTCGTTGCATTTGTTGCCGGGTTTTATGAAGAATTTATCTATTCTCTTCAGAAAATAAATTTTAAAGCATTTAAGCTTTTTATCAATTTTAGGTTTAAAAGCTTTTGGCGATACATAAACGGACGATTTCTTGGCCTTTTAATCTTAGGAATGTTAATTAGCTATTTTAGTGTTTCTAAAATTTTGGATTACCTCATTATTCATTTTGAATTATACGTATGGGCAGCATTTTTTGGGATGATCATTGGCTCTATTTATTATATAGTAAAAGATTTTAACGATTGGAACAGAAGAAACATCTGTCTTATTATTATAGGTATTATAATTGGGGTTAGTATTAGTTTATTGGCTCCTGCAAAAGAAAATGACAATCTTTGGTTTGTATTTATCTGTGGTATTATTGGTGTATCTGGTATGACATTACCTGGATTATCTGGCTCTTTTATTCTTATTTTACTAGGCAATTATGTTCTTTTACTAGTTGATTCTGTAAATGCTTTATATGATACAATAGCCGATCTAATACGTTGGGATCTTTCATTTATAGAAGATACTCACAGAACTAGATTACTAAAAGTACTTATTGTATTTAGTCTTGGTTCATTAACAGGTTTAGTTACCTTATCCCATTTTTTAGGATATGTTTTAAAGCACTATAAAAATGCAACTTTTGCAGCGATCATTGGATTTATAACCGGTTCTCTAGGTGTCGTTTGGCCCTGGAAGAATAAAATTTATAAAGTCGATACTCTAGGAAACACACAAATTGATGCATTGGGTAATCCTATACTCGATAATTACGATCGTTATTTTCCCGATTTTACAACTATCGAAACCTATATTGGGATTTTTTATATTCTCGTAGGTATTGGCATCGTTTTATGGTTAGAATGGTATGGCCAAAAAACGTTAAAAACTTCAAAATGA
- a CDS encoding shikimate dehydrogenase family protein: MKKIYGLLGRNISYSFSKGYFSEKFEKENLDCEYNNFDLTQIKDFIEVTKDRDVQGLNVTIPYKEEVIQYMDDLDPIAKEIGAINVIKFDKDQKLKGYNSDYYGFTESLKPLLNKTIKKALILGTGGASKAIAYALNHLNIDYTFVSRNPDFNELSYSDLDEDIIHAYKLIINCTPLGTHPNIHNYPDIPYEYITKNHVLYDLIYNPDETTFMSKGKEKGATVSNGLQMLILQAEKAWEIWNM; this comes from the coding sequence ATGAAAAAAATATACGGTTTATTAGGTAGAAACATTAGTTATTCCTTCTCTAAAGGTTATTTTTCAGAAAAATTTGAAAAAGAAAATCTAGATTGTGAATATAACAACTTTGATCTTACCCAAATTAAAGATTTTATTGAAGTTACCAAAGATCGTGATGTACAAGGTTTAAATGTAACCATACCTTATAAAGAAGAAGTAATTCAGTATATGGATGATCTGGACCCAATAGCCAAAGAAATTGGAGCAATAAACGTTATAAAGTTTGATAAAGATCAAAAATTAAAAGGATATAATAGCGATTATTATGGTTTTACAGAATCTTTAAAGCCTTTACTCAACAAAACGATAAAAAAGGCATTAATTCTTGGTACAGGAGGTGCTTCAAAAGCTATTGCTTATGCATTAAATCATCTAAATATCGATTATACATTTGTATCACGTAATCCTGATTTTAATGAACTAAGTTATAGCGATCTCGATGAAGATATTATACATGCATACAAACTAATAATCAACTGTACCCCTTTAGGAACGCATCCGAACATTCATAATTACCCAGATATCCCTTATGAATATATTACCAAAAATCATGTTTTATACGATTTGATTTATAATCCGGATGAAACTACTTTTATGAGTAAAGGAAAAGAAAAAGGAGCTACTGTTTCTAACGGATTACAAATGTTAATACTGCAAGCAGAAAAGGCCTGGGAAATCTGGAATATGTAA